A window from Thunnus albacares chromosome 19, fThuAlb1.1, whole genome shotgun sequence encodes these proteins:
- the psmg2 gene encoding proteasome assembly chaperone 2 has product MFISSQNSPPCFKGFTLVMPAVAVGNVGQLAVDLIVSTLNMSRVGYMHTDCLIPMAGNNPYPTCKEDAEELHTAAEVYTAAELKLAVLQIRAPIVQTKSKKFRQLIVSWIKASGFSRTVVLSSSHAYQRDDQQLQGTPLRYLVTPALQKVSEDALKELSWREMERVSAFPGLTDGNTEPRLYIPGGGITKGLYTDSCAEDVPLAVLLIFCSEGDNIPDAFTLVNHLNDWLHLLDNPSQEPNKWKIPTSWSLLFGSGIPPALF; this is encoded by the exons atgtttatttcttcaCAAAACTCACCGCCTTGCTTCAAAGGTTTCACCCTCGTCATG CCAGCTGTGGCTGTCGGCAACGTGGGCCAGCTGGCGGTGGACCTCATCGTGTCAACTCTCAACATGAGCAGGGTGGGCTACATGCACACAGACTGTCTCATCCCCATGGCTGGAAACAACCCGTACCCGACCTGCAAAGAAGATGCTGAGGAGCTGCACACCGCTGCAGAAG TTTacacagcagcagagctgaagCTGGCGGTTCTTCAGATCAGGGCGCCAATCGTTCAG ACAAAATCCAAAAAGTTTCGTCAACTGATTGTGTCTTGGATCAAAGCCAGCGGGTTCTCCAGGACCGTAGTTCTGTCCAGCAGTCACGCCTACCAGAGGGATGACCAGCAGCTACAGGG caCCCCTTTGAGGTACCTGGTAACACCGGCTCTGCAGAAGGTGAGCGAAGACGCACTGAAGGAGCTGAGCTGGAGGGAGATGGAGCGAGTGTCGGCCTTCCCGGGACTAACAGACGGCAACACAGAGCCCCGACTCTACATCCCCGGAGGAGGCATCACCAAAGGACTctacacagacag CTGTGCAGAGGACGTCCCGCTGGCTGTGCTGCTGATCTTCTGTTCAGAGGGCGACAACATCCCAGACGCCTTCACCCTCGTCAATCACCTCAACGACTGGCTCCACCTGCTGGACAATCCT agccAAGAGCCCAACAAGTGGAAGATCccaacttcctggagtcttctGTTTGGGAGCGGCATCCCTCCTGCCCTGTtctga